Proteins encoded together in one Mycobacterium noviomagense window:
- the leuC gene encoding 3-isopropylmalate dehydratase large subunit, whose amino-acid sequence MSVPRTLAQKVWDDHVVASGGGDGPDLIYIDLHLVHEVTSPQAFDGLRLAGRRVRRPDLTLATEDHNVPTVDIDKPIADPVSRTQVETLRRNCAEFGIRLHPMGDIEQGIVHVVGPQLGLTQPGMTIVCGDSHTSTHGAFGALAMGIGTSEVEHVLATQTLPLRPFKTMAVNVDGELPAGVTAKDVILALIAKIGTGGGQGHVIEYRGSAIESLSMEGRMTICNMSIEAGARAGMVAPDEVTYEFLRGRPHAPAGTQWDAAVAYWNQLRTDLGAEFDTEVYLDAASLSPFVTWGTNPGQGVPLAAAVPDPELMTDDSERQAAEKALAYMDLRPGTPMRDISVDAVFVGSCTNGRIEDLRAVADILRGRKVAPGVRMLVVPGSMRVRAQAEAEGLGEIFTAAGAEWRQAGCSMCLGMNPDQLAPGERCAATSNRNFEGRQGKGGRTHLVSPAVAAATAVRGKLSAPADLD is encoded by the coding sequence ATGTCAGTGCCGCGCACGTTGGCGCAGAAGGTATGGGACGACCATGTTGTGGCGTCCGGTGGTGGCGACGGCCCAGACCTCATTTACATCGACCTGCATCTCGTGCACGAGGTCACCAGCCCGCAGGCCTTCGACGGACTGCGGCTGGCCGGTCGTCGGGTGCGCCGGCCCGACTTGACGCTTGCCACCGAGGATCACAACGTGCCGACTGTCGACATCGACAAGCCGATCGCCGACCCCGTCTCGCGCACCCAGGTGGAAACGCTGCGGCGCAACTGCGCCGAATTCGGTATTCGCTTACACCCGATGGGCGATATCGAGCAGGGCATCGTCCATGTGGTGGGACCACAGCTGGGCCTCACCCAGCCGGGAATGACGATCGTCTGCGGTGACAGCCACACGTCGACCCACGGCGCTTTCGGTGCGCTGGCGATGGGGATCGGCACCTCCGAGGTCGAACACGTACTGGCGACTCAAACGCTGCCGCTGCGGCCGTTCAAGACGATGGCGGTCAACGTCGATGGTGAGCTGCCTGCCGGAGTTACCGCCAAGGACGTCATTTTGGCGTTGATCGCCAAAATCGGCACCGGCGGCGGACAGGGACATGTCATCGAATACCGGGGCAGTGCCATCGAATCACTGTCCATGGAAGGCCGGATGACGATCTGCAATATGAGTATCGAAGCCGGCGCGCGTGCGGGCATGGTGGCGCCGGACGAGGTCACCTACGAATTCTTGCGCGGCCGGCCGCACGCTCCGGCGGGCACACAGTGGGATGCCGCAGTGGCGTATTGGAATCAGCTGCGCACCGACCTCGGCGCCGAGTTCGACACCGAGGTCTATCTGGACGCGGCTTCGTTGAGTCCGTTTGTCACTTGGGGAACCAACCCCGGGCAAGGGGTGCCGTTGGCCGCGGCCGTTCCGGACCCCGAGCTGATGACCGATGACAGCGAGCGCCAAGCCGCCGAGAAGGCGTTGGCGTACATGGACCTTCGGCCGGGCACGCCAATGCGCGACATTTCGGTTGATGCGGTGTTCGTCGGCTCGTGTACCAATGGCCGAATCGAGGACCTGCGCGCAGTGGCCGACATATTGCGAGGCCGCAAGGTGGCACCGGGGGTGCGAATGCTGGTCGTCCCGGGTTCGATGCGGGTGCGCGCCCAAGCGGAAGCCGAAGGGCTCGGCGAAATCTTCACCGCTGCGGGCGCCGAGTGGCGCCAGGCCGGTTGCTCAATGTGTCTCGGAATGAACCCCGATCAGCTGGCGCCGGGGGAGCGCTGTGCGGCTACCTCCAACCGCAACTTCGAAGGGCGGCAGGGCAAGGGCGGCCGCACACATTTGGTGTCGCCGGCAGTCGCGGCCGCTACCGCCGTGCGCGGCAAGCTGTCCGCACCGGCCGATTTGGACTGA
- the cofC gene encoding 2-phospho-L-lactate guanylyltransferase, with product MSGTRADGHGDVGLIVAVKRLAVAKTRLAPIFSRQTREAVVLAMLIDTLTAAAAVESVRSITVITPDDAAAAAAAELGADVLADPTPVDHPDSLNNAITVAERMVAESVTNLVVLQGDLPALQTQELAEAIAAARNHPRSFVADRLGTGTTALCAFGVALQPQFGPDSSARHSRSGAVELTGAWPGLRCDIDTPDDLAVARRLGVGPATARALAAR from the coding sequence ATGAGCGGCACCCGGGCCGACGGTCACGGCGACGTCGGGCTGATTGTGGCCGTCAAGCGGCTGGCAGTCGCCAAGACCCGTCTCGCGCCGATTTTTTCGAGGCAGACCCGCGAGGCCGTCGTGCTGGCCATGCTGATCGATACTTTGACCGCGGCAGCAGCGGTCGAGTCGGTGCGTTCGATCACCGTCATCACGCCTGACGACGCGGCGGCGGCCGCAGCGGCCGAGCTGGGCGCCGACGTACTAGCCGACCCGACGCCCGTGGACCATCCCGATTCGCTGAACAACGCCATCACCGTTGCGGAGCGAATGGTAGCCGAATCGGTAACGAATCTTGTTGTGCTGCAAGGTGATCTGCCAGCGCTTCAGACCCAGGAGCTGGCTGAGGCGATCGCCGCCGCGCGCAACCATCCCCGAAGCTTCGTCGCCGACCGGCTCGGCACCGGAACAACGGCGCTGTGCGCTTTCGGTGTCGCACTCCAGCCGCAATTCGGGCCGGATTCCTCAGCGCGCCATAGTCGTTCGGGAGCGGTGGAGCTCACGGGTGCATGGCCGGGTTTGCGTTGCGACATCGATACCCCGGACGACTTAGCGGTGGCGCGCCGGCTTGGGGTCGGCCCTGCCACCGCACGCGCCCTGGCCGCCCGCTAG
- a CDS encoding D-alanine--D-alanine ligase family protein — protein sequence MTPRGRIRVAVVYGGRSNEHAISCVSAGSILRNLDPQRFDVIPVGITREGTWVLTDGRSETLAITGGQLPEVSGASGTALALAQDPRQRGQLLSVNPGSEMSAGEVLASVDVVFPVLHGPYGEDGTIQGLLELAGVPYVGAGVLASATGMDKEFTKKLLAAEGLPVGPYAVLRATQTTLDPEHRQRLGLPVFVKPARGGSSIGVSRVTSWEQLPAAVAEARQHDPKVLVEAAVAGRELECGVLEFPDGTVRASVVGEIRVVGVRGREDPFYDFASKYLYEAAELDVPAKVDDEVSDAIRELAIAAFRAIDCQGLARVDFFLTDDGPLINEINTMPGFTTISMFPRMWAASGVDYPTLVATMVETALARGIGLR from the coding sequence GTGACACCGCGCGGCCGTATCCGCGTCGCCGTCGTCTACGGCGGACGCAGCAACGAACATGCGATCTCCTGCGTGTCGGCGGGCAGCATCCTGCGCAATTTGGACCCCCAACGCTTCGACGTGATCCCGGTGGGCATCACGCGCGAAGGCACCTGGGTACTGACTGACGGGCGTTCGGAAACGCTGGCGATCACCGGCGGCCAGTTGCCTGAGGTCAGCGGCGCGTCGGGCACCGCGCTGGCCCTGGCGCAGGATCCGCGGCAACGTGGTCAGCTGCTGTCGGTGAATCCGGGTAGTGAAATGAGCGCTGGCGAAGTGCTGGCTTCCGTCGACGTGGTGTTCCCGGTATTGCACGGCCCGTACGGCGAGGACGGCACGATTCAGGGTCTGCTGGAACTGGCCGGCGTGCCCTATGTCGGTGCCGGCGTGCTGGCCAGTGCGACCGGCATGGATAAGGAATTCACCAAGAAGCTGCTGGCGGCCGAAGGACTTCCGGTCGGCCCTTATGCGGTGCTGCGAGCGACGCAGACAACCCTTGACCCCGAGCACCGGCAACGTCTTGGGCTGCCCGTCTTCGTCAAACCCGCGCGCGGCGGGTCGTCGATCGGTGTCAGCCGGGTGACGAGCTGGGAGCAGCTGCCTGCGGCCGTCGCCGAGGCCCGCCAGCACGACCCCAAGGTGCTCGTCGAGGCCGCCGTCGCCGGCCGCGAATTGGAGTGCGGCGTGCTCGAATTTCCTGACGGCACTGTCCGGGCCAGTGTTGTGGGGGAGATCCGGGTGGTAGGGGTGCGGGGTCGCGAGGATCCCTTCTACGACTTCGCCAGTAAGTATCTGTACGAGGCCGCCGAACTGGATGTGCCCGCCAAAGTCGATGACGAGGTCAGCGACGCGATACGTGAGCTGGCAATCGCGGCATTTCGGGCGATCGACTGCCAAGGGCTGGCGCGGGTCGATTTCTTCCTCACCGATGACGGGCCGCTGATCAACGAAATCAACACCATGCCGGGATTCACCACCATCTCGATGTTCCCGCGGATGTGGGCAGCCAGCGGTGTCGATTACCCCACCCTGGTCGCGACCATGGTGGAAACCGCGCTGGCTCGCGGTATTGGTCTGCGCTAA
- the leuD gene encoding 3-isopropylmalate dehydratase small subunit, which produces MDAFRTHTGIGVPLRRSNVDTDQIIPAVYLKRVTRTGFADGLFAAWRADPSFVLNLSPFDRGSVLVAGPDFGTGSSREHAVWALMDYGFRVVISSRFGDIFRGNAGKAGLLAAEVAQDGVELLWKLIEGSPGLEITVNLQDRNITAGTVVLPFKIDDYTAWRLLDGLDDIALTLRKLDEIESFEAARPDWKPRTVPHS; this is translated from the coding sequence ATGGACGCATTTCGCACCCACACCGGAATCGGCGTACCGCTGCGGCGGTCAAATGTCGACACCGATCAGATCATTCCGGCGGTCTATTTGAAGCGGGTCACCCGAACGGGTTTCGCCGACGGATTGTTCGCGGCCTGGCGCGCGGACCCGTCTTTCGTTCTCAATCTCAGCCCATTCGACAGAGGTTCAGTACTGGTCGCCGGACCCGATTTCGGTACCGGATCATCGCGTGAGCACGCTGTGTGGGCGCTGATGGACTACGGATTCCGGGTGGTGATCTCGTCGCGGTTCGGCGACATTTTCCGGGGCAACGCGGGTAAGGCGGGGCTGTTGGCGGCCGAAGTTGCCCAAGATGGTGTCGAACTTCTCTGGAAGCTCATCGAGGGTAGCCCGGGGCTGGAAATCACTGTCAATCTTCAAGATCGAAATATCACCGCCGGAACGGTGGTGTTGCCGTTCAAGATTGACGACTACACCGCCTGGCGACTGCTGGACGGGCTTGACGATATAGCCCTTACGCTGCGAAAACTCGACGAGATCGAGTCTTTCGAAGCTGCTCGTCCCGACTGGAAGCCGCGCACAGTTCCTCACTCCTGA
- a CDS encoding NAD(P)H-dependent glycerol-3-phosphate dehydrogenase has translation MAGAEDAVAVMGAGAWGTALAKVLAEAGSHVTLWARRAEVADEINTTRYNARYLPGAQLPTAIRATTDAAEAVCGASTVLLGVPAQTMRANLLQWAGLFADGATLVSLAKGIELDTLMRMSQVIVAVTGVDPDQVAVVSGPNLANEIAERQPAATVVACSDSGRAVALQRALNTGYFRPYTNADVIGTEIGGACKNVIALASGMAAGVGLGENTAAAIITRGLAEIMRLGIALGAKGATLAGLAGVGDLVATCTSRHSRNRSFGECLGQGGTMQSAMQAHDGQVVEGVTSCESVLALASSYDVEMPLTDAVHRVCHKGLSVDEAVVLLLGRSTKPE, from the coding sequence ATGGCCGGCGCGGAGGATGCCGTAGCGGTGATGGGCGCCGGTGCATGGGGCACGGCGCTGGCCAAGGTGCTGGCCGAAGCCGGCAGCCACGTCACCTTGTGGGCGCGACGCGCAGAGGTCGCCGACGAAATCAACACCACGCGCTACAACGCCCGCTATCTGCCGGGAGCCCAGTTGCCCACGGCGATCCGAGCCACCACCGACGCCGCCGAAGCGGTGTGTGGCGCGTCGACTGTGCTCCTGGGTGTCCCCGCTCAGACCATGCGGGCCAATCTCTTGCAATGGGCCGGGTTGTTTGCCGACGGCGCGACCCTGGTCAGCCTGGCCAAGGGCATCGAGCTGGACACGTTGATGCGGATGAGCCAGGTCATCGTCGCCGTCACGGGGGTGGACCCGGACCAGGTTGCGGTGGTCTCCGGTCCCAACCTGGCCAATGAGATCGCCGAGCGCCAACCCGCCGCCACCGTCGTGGCCTGCAGCGACTCTGGGCGCGCGGTCGCCTTGCAGCGCGCGCTGAACACCGGCTACTTCCGTCCGTACACCAACGCCGACGTCATCGGTACCGAGATCGGCGGCGCATGCAAGAACGTCATCGCGTTGGCGTCTGGGATGGCGGCCGGCGTGGGGCTGGGGGAGAACACTGCGGCGGCGATCATCACCCGCGGGCTTGCTGAAATCATGCGGCTCGGGATCGCGCTCGGGGCCAAGGGCGCGACGCTGGCCGGGCTGGCGGGGGTAGGCGATTTGGTGGCGACGTGCACCTCGCGGCATTCGCGTAACCGCTCGTTCGGCGAGTGCCTGGGTCAAGGCGGGACGATGCAGTCGGCCATGCAGGCGCACGACGGCCAGGTGGTCGAAGGCGTGACGTCGTGCGAATCGGTGCTGGCGCTGGCGTCCAGCTACGACGTCGAGATGCCCCTTACCGACGCCGTGCACCGCGTCTGCCATAAGGGCCTTTCCGTCGACGAAGCAGTGGTTTTGTTGCTGGGCCGCAGCACCAAGCCGGAATGA
- a CDS encoding RNA degradosome polyphosphate kinase gives MSAGLWQRSPVMRNDRKMTEIEAEARPEESVWHPGDSAPAAPPAATTAILEKELPEDRYLNRELSWLDFNARVLALADDASLPLLERAKFLAIFASNLDEFYMVRVAGLKRRDEMGLSVRSADGLTPREQLRRIGEQTQHIATRHARVFMDSVRPALAEEGIHIVTWADLDDSERDQLSAYFHEQVFPVLTPLAVDPAHPFPFVSGLSLNLAVTVKRPEDGGHHFARVKVPNNVDRFVELARRTDADGKPIVRFLPMEELIAAFLPVLFPGLEIVEHHVFRITRNADFEVEEDRDEDLLQALERELARRRFGSPVRLEVSDDMTENMLELLLRELDVHPGDVIEVPGLLDLSSLWQVYEVDRPDLKDPPFVPATPPAFAERETPKSIFATLREGDVLVHHPYDSFSTSVQRFIEQAAADPNVLAIKQTLYRTSGDSPIVHALIEAAEAGKQVVALVEIKARFDEQANIRWARTLEQAGVHVVYGLVGLKTHCKTALVVRREGSAIRRYCHVGTGNYNSKTARLYEDVGLLTASPDIGADLTDLFNSLTGYSRKESYRNLLVAPYGIRTGIIERVEREVAAHRETGNGRIRLKLNALVDEQVIDALYRASQAGVRVEVVVRGICALRPGAEGYSENIVARSILGRFLEHSRIFHFRAIDEFWIGSADMMHRNLDRRVEVLAQVKDPRLTAELDELFESALDPATRCWELGSDGQWIASPQDGRTVRDHQVSLMERHRSP, from the coding sequence ATGTCCGCTGGGTTGTGGCAGCGCAGCCCCGTAATGCGCAATGATCGAAAAATGACCGAAATTGAAGCCGAGGCGCGCCCTGAAGAGAGCGTGTGGCATCCGGGTGACTCGGCCCCCGCGGCACCACCCGCTGCGACCACAGCCATCCTCGAGAAAGAACTTCCCGAGGACCGGTATCTGAACCGGGAGTTGAGTTGGCTGGACTTCAACGCGCGGGTGCTCGCACTGGCCGACGACGCCTCGCTGCCGTTGTTGGAACGGGCCAAGTTCCTGGCGATCTTCGCCTCTAATCTCGACGAGTTCTATATGGTGCGTGTCGCCGGGCTCAAACGCCGCGACGAGATGGGCCTGTCGGTGCGCTCGGCGGACGGCCTGACACCGCGCGAGCAACTCCGTCGCATCGGCGAGCAGACCCAGCACATCGCCACCAGACACGCGCGCGTGTTCATGGATTCGGTGCGCCCCGCACTGGCCGAGGAAGGTATCCACATCGTCACGTGGGCCGACCTCGACGACTCTGAGCGCGATCAATTGTCGGCCTACTTTCACGAACAGGTATTCCCAGTCCTGACGCCGCTGGCCGTCGATCCCGCGCACCCGTTCCCGTTCGTCAGCGGGTTAAGCCTGAACCTGGCAGTCACCGTCAAACGCCCGGAGGACGGCGGACATCACTTCGCCCGCGTCAAAGTGCCCAACAATGTCGACCGATTCGTCGAACTGGCCCGGCGCACCGACGCTGACGGCAAGCCGATCGTGCGGTTCCTGCCGATGGAGGAACTGATCGCGGCGTTTCTTCCGGTGCTGTTCCCGGGTTTGGAGATCGTCGAGCATCACGTGTTCCGCATTACCCGCAACGCCGACTTCGAAGTCGAAGAAGACCGCGACGAGGACTTGCTGCAAGCGCTGGAACGGGAATTGGCGCGTCGCCGGTTCGGATCGCCGGTGCGCCTTGAGGTATCGGACGACATGACCGAGAACATGCTCGAGTTGCTGCTGCGCGAGCTCGACGTGCATCCCGGTGACGTCATCGAAGTGCCCGGCCTGCTCGATCTGTCGTCGCTGTGGCAGGTCTACGAGGTGGACCGGCCGGATCTGAAGGATCCACCCTTTGTCCCCGCGACCCCGCCGGCGTTCGCGGAGCGGGAAACGCCGAAAAGCATTTTCGCGACCCTGCGCGAAGGTGATGTGTTGGTGCATCATCCCTACGACTCGTTCTCTACCAGCGTGCAGCGATTCATCGAGCAGGCCGCTGCGGACCCCAACGTGTTGGCGATCAAGCAGACGCTGTACCGCACTTCAGGTGATTCGCCGATTGTCCACGCTCTGATCGAAGCTGCCGAGGCCGGAAAGCAGGTGGTGGCGCTCGTCGAAATCAAGGCTCGGTTCGACGAACAAGCCAATATCCGGTGGGCGCGCACACTGGAGCAGGCGGGCGTGCATGTGGTGTACGGGCTTGTAGGTCTGAAGACACATTGCAAGACGGCGCTGGTGGTACGCCGCGAAGGATCGGCCATTCGGCGCTACTGCCACGTCGGCACGGGCAATTACAACAGCAAGACCGCACGGCTGTACGAGGATGTCGGTCTGCTGACAGCGTCCCCCGATATCGGTGCCGACCTCACCGACTTGTTCAACTCGCTCACTGGCTACTCGCGCAAGGAGTCCTACCGCAACCTGCTCGTGGCGCCATACGGCATTCGCACCGGCATCATCGAGCGTGTCGAGAGGGAAGTCGCGGCGCACCGCGAAACCGGTAACGGGCGGATCCGCCTCAAGCTCAACGCGCTGGTCGACGAACAGGTCATCGATGCGCTCTATCGCGCGTCGCAGGCTGGGGTGCGCGTCGAGGTGGTGGTCCGCGGTATCTGTGCGCTGCGGCCCGGCGCCGAGGGCTACTCGGAAAACATCGTGGCGCGCTCCATTTTGGGCCGTTTCCTGGAGCACTCGCGCATCTTCCATTTCCGCGCTATCGACGAATTCTGGATCGGCAGCGCCGACATGATGCATCGCAATCTCGATCGACGGGTCGAGGTCTTGGCCCAAGTCAAGGACCCGAGGCTGACCGCGGAACTAGATGAGTTGTTTGAATCTGCATTGGATCCGGCCACTCGGTGCTGGGAACTCGGATCGGACGGGCAGTGGATCGCGTCGCCGCAGGACGGGCGGACGGTGCGCGACCACCAGGTATCGCTCATGGAGCGGCACCGCAGTCCCTGA
- a CDS encoding HU family DNA-binding protein — MNKAELIDVLTEKMGSDRRSATAAVENVVDTIVRAVHKGESVTITGFGVFEQRRRAARVARNPRTGETVRVKPTSVPAFRPGAQFKAVVSGAQRLPSEGPAVKRGVGAGGAKKAAKKSPAKKATKAARKSATKAPAKKSTAKKAPAKKAATKRTPAKKATKSTARKATSKRTTSKATTRKAASKAPAKKSTAKKAPAKKSTARRGRR; from the coding sequence ATGAACAAAGCGGAGCTCATCGACGTACTCACAGAGAAAATGGGCTCAGATCGTCGATCGGCAACTGCCGCCGTCGAGAACGTCGTCGACACCATTGTGCGCGCAGTGCACAAGGGCGAAAGCGTCACTATTACCGGCTTCGGCGTATTCGAGCAGCGGCGCCGCGCAGCGCGCGTAGCTCGCAATCCGCGCACCGGCGAGACGGTCAGGGTGAAGCCAACATCGGTGCCCGCGTTCCGCCCGGGCGCCCAATTCAAAGCGGTTGTCTCTGGCGCTCAGCGCCTCCCATCGGAAGGACCGGCAGTGAAACGTGGTGTTGGCGCTGGCGGCGCCAAGAAGGCAGCGAAGAAGTCGCCGGCCAAGAAGGCCACCAAGGCGGCTCGGAAGAGCGCGACCAAGGCACCGGCCAAGAAGTCGACGGCCAAGAAGGCGCCGGCTAAGAAGGCGGCAACCAAGCGGACGCCGGCCAAGAAGGCAACCAAGTCGACTGCTAGGAAGGCGACGTCGAAGAGGACGACCTCGAAGGCTACGACCCGCAAGGCAGCGAGCAAGGCGCCCGCGAAGAAGTCGACCGCCAAGAAGGCGCCGGCCAAGAAATCCACTGCGAGACGGGGCCGCCGCTAA
- a CDS encoding thiamine-phosphate kinase: MIDRLLAGRRQPPTTALGPGDDAALVLAGDGRTVVSTDMLVQDRHFRLDWSTPADVGRKAIAQNAADIEAMGARPTAFVVAFGAPPETPAARVSELADAMWDEVGRIRAGIVGGDLVNCPQWVLAVTVLGDLDGAAPVLRAGARPGSMIAATGELGYSAAGYALWRNGIEGFDELRRRHLVPHPPYGQGRVAAKAGAQAMIDVSDGLVSDLRHVAQASGVGIALSTAALAADHQALTTAGEAVGVDPWEWVLGGGEDHALVAAFAGPVPAGWRVIGRVLDGPARVLIDGAEWRGYAGWESFGGR; encoded by the coding sequence ATGATCGACCGACTGCTGGCAGGCCGTCGACAACCGCCGACGACCGCATTAGGGCCCGGTGACGACGCGGCTCTAGTGCTGGCGGGCGACGGCCGCACCGTGGTCTCGACGGACATGCTCGTGCAGGATCGGCACTTCCGGCTGGACTGGTCCACGCCGGCGGATGTCGGGCGCAAGGCGATCGCCCAAAACGCGGCCGATATCGAGGCGATGGGCGCGCGGCCAACCGCGTTCGTCGTCGCGTTCGGCGCACCGCCCGAGACGCCGGCCGCGCGCGTAAGCGAGCTGGCGGATGCCATGTGGGACGAGGTCGGAAGGATCCGGGCCGGCATCGTCGGCGGTGACCTGGTCAACTGTCCGCAGTGGGTGCTCGCGGTGACGGTGCTGGGCGACCTGGACGGGGCTGCGCCGGTGCTTCGAGCGGGGGCGCGACCCGGCTCGATGATCGCCGCGACCGGCGAGTTGGGATATTCGGCTGCAGGATATGCTTTGTGGCGCAACGGAATCGAAGGTTTCGACGAGTTGCGGCGCCGTCATCTGGTGCCGCATCCGCCGTACGGGCAAGGTCGGGTAGCCGCCAAAGCCGGTGCGCAAGCAATGATCGACGTGTCCGACGGCCTGGTCTCCGATCTGCGCCACGTCGCCCAAGCGTCCGGGGTCGGCATCGCGTTGTCTACCGCAGCGTTGGCTGCCGACCACCAGGCCCTGACGACGGCCGGCGAGGCCGTCGGCGTTGACCCGTGGGAGTGGGTGCTCGGCGGGGGAGAAGACCACGCGCTGGTCGCCGCGTTCGCCGGTCCGGTTCCGGCGGGCTGGCGGGTGATCGGCCGGGTGCTCGACGGCCCGGCCCGGGTGCTGATCGACGGGGCGGAGTGGCGCGGATACGCAGGCTGGGAGTCATTCGGTGGCCGTTAG
- the mutT1 gene encoding 8-oxo-(d)GTP phosphatase MutT1, translating to MSTQSSSDGTGPSGKAVCAAGAVLWRPGHDETGVEVALIHRPRYDDWSLPKGKLDPGETEPVTAVREIFEETGHEAHLGRRIAAVSYPIEQGVKKVRYWAARSMGGEFTPNREVDELVWLPVSAAMKKAAYAQDRKVLRRFVKHPADTHTVLIVRHGTAGSKSRFSGDDTKRPLDKKGRAQAEALVGQILAFGATDVYAADRLRCHQTVEPLAEELGVVICNEPLLTEEAYADNPKQARRRVLEIAALGRTPVICTQGKVIPDLIAWWCARDGVRPDKSRNRKGSTWVLSLSEGHLIAADHIGSALAVNALK from the coding sequence TTGTCGACACAGAGCTCGTCGGACGGAACAGGCCCGTCGGGTAAAGCCGTTTGTGCCGCTGGTGCGGTGCTGTGGCGGCCGGGCCACGACGAGACCGGGGTCGAGGTCGCGCTGATCCACCGTCCCCGCTATGACGACTGGTCACTGCCCAAGGGAAAACTCGATCCCGGTGAGACCGAACCGGTGACCGCGGTGCGGGAAATCTTCGAAGAAACCGGTCACGAAGCACACCTTGGCCGGCGCATCGCGGCGGTGAGCTACCCGATCGAGCAAGGCGTCAAGAAGGTGCGCTACTGGGCAGCCCGCAGCATGGGTGGAGAATTCACACCCAACAGAGAAGTCGACGAACTCGTCTGGCTGCCGGTTTCGGCCGCGATGAAAAAGGCCGCTTACGCACAAGACCGAAAGGTCTTGCGCCGGTTCGTCAAACATCCGGCAGACACCCACACTGTGCTGATCGTCCGGCACGGCACCGCCGGCAGCAAGTCCCGCTTTTCTGGAGACGACACCAAGCGACCGCTAGACAAGAAGGGTCGTGCGCAGGCTGAGGCGCTTGTCGGACAAATACTGGCGTTCGGCGCCACCGATGTGTACGCCGCGGATCGATTGCGATGCCATCAGACGGTCGAACCGCTCGCCGAAGAATTGGGTGTGGTGATTTGCAACGAACCACTGCTGACCGAAGAGGCCTACGCCGATAACCCCAAACAGGCCCGGCGCCGGGTTCTGGAAATCGCCGCGCTCGGACGCACACCGGTGATCTGCACGCAGGGCAAGGTAATTCCGGACCTCATCGCGTGGTGGTGCGCTCGCGATGGGGTGCGGCCGGACAAGTCCCGCAACCGCAAAGGCAGCACATGGGTGCTCTCGCTCTCCGAGGGTCACCTGATTGCTGCCGACCACATTGGCAGCGCACTGGCGGTAAATGCGCTGAAGTGA
- a CDS encoding DUF1330 domain-containing protein: MTVYAIAQLRFTDRGAYNRYQAKFMEVFSEYAGTLLAADESPQVVEGRWDRDKLVLMSFPDEAAFRAWAESPEYQRISQDRRAGADTVVLLAKGLA; the protein is encoded by the coding sequence GTGACGGTGTACGCGATCGCCCAACTCAGGTTCACCGACCGCGGCGCCTACAACCGCTACCAGGCGAAGTTCATGGAGGTCTTCTCCGAATACGCCGGAACCCTGCTGGCCGCCGACGAATCTCCGCAAGTCGTGGAAGGCCGATGGGACCGCGACAAGTTGGTGCTGATGTCGTTCCCCGACGAGGCCGCCTTCCGCGCTTGGGCAGAATCACCTGAATACCAACGTATTTCGCAGGATCGCCGTGCCGGCGCAGACACCGTGGTGCTATTGGCTAAGGGGCTGGCGTGA
- a CDS encoding DUF3515 domain-containing protein → MDGQSKSEQATGFDGPPRVLLIAALLLTVAVIAIMLAIAATRHPPQPPVAIPAVPAPQAENPACRALMGALPQRLGDYQRASAAQPAPAGAAAWRSNANAEPVVLRCGLDRPPDFVVGSPIQVVDRVQWFQTVEGQAGGEAGRSTWYTVDRPVYVALTLPPGSGPTPIQELSEVIDRTVAAVPVTPAPPRS, encoded by the coding sequence ATGGACGGGCAGTCAAAAAGTGAGCAGGCGACCGGTTTCGACGGGCCGCCCCGGGTATTGCTGATCGCGGCACTGCTGTTGACTGTCGCCGTCATCGCGATCATGTTGGCGATCGCGGCCACCCGCCACCCGCCCCAGCCACCGGTCGCGATCCCCGCGGTGCCCGCGCCCCAGGCCGAGAATCCGGCATGCCGGGCGCTGATGGGCGCGCTGCCACAGCGGCTCGGCGACTACCAGCGTGCGTCTGCCGCGCAGCCAGCTCCAGCCGGCGCCGCCGCCTGGCGCTCCAACGCCAACGCCGAGCCAGTGGTGCTGCGGTGCGGCCTGGACCGGCCGCCCGACTTCGTGGTGGGCTCGCCGATCCAGGTCGTCGACCGAGTGCAGTGGTTCCAGACGGTGGAGGGCCAAGCGGGCGGAGAGGCGGGACGCAGCACCTGGTACACGGTCGACCGGCCGGTGTACGTGGCGCTCACCCTGCCGCCCGGCTCGGGGCCCACCCCGATCCAGGAACTGTCCGAGGTGATCGACCGCACGGTCGCCGCCGTACCCGTCACCCCGGCGCCGCCGCGCAGTTAG